catcCTTCATTTACAGCCATTTTTTTACAGCTCGGAGGTGGAACGGATTGGAAGTTTCTTGgcattttttaagagaaaaaattaTGGGTAAGTATCATTTCATTAATCTACTTGTGAATATAAAATGTCATTGTTAGATATTAGATTCGAACTATTTTGCagttgagtttgaattttttttctgcaatttttgaACTGTTATTCAGATCTGGGATTATGTGGGAGCCATTCCAAAATCAATGGTACATCGAGGccatttcgatggtacatcgatgctatttcgatacTGAGGCGAATATCTAAATTAGATGATATTTTTGATGTAAtatcgatgttgaatcgatgtcatatatgttgatttggttcaacgtcgatatggcatcgatataccatcgaaatggaATCGCATACAGAtggcaaccatcagcatcgatgTCATTTCGATAgtacatcgatgctatttcgatacTGAGGCGAACATCTAATTTCGATGTTATTTTCACAACAAGAAAAaatggcttttacttcggtttttaagctggatttactttggttttcgctaaaattcgcaaccgtagtagttcggagcgaagtaaaaagtagttaaaaactgaagtaaaaaataagctttctacttcgattattatgtaaaaaccgaagtaaaaaagTGAggattctacttcagtttttacataataaccgaagtagaaagtggggtaagcTTCCTTGCAGGACACTTTCTACTTCGGatattatgtaaaaactgaaaTAGAAAGTagggtttctacttcggtttttacataataaccgaagtagaaaaccccccttaataattatttctaattatttttaaatgactcaattctttttttatttttttatttttttactctaatttttttaaagagtctaattatatgaatttatagttatatatatttttacaattgaaattggtttattttcatttaatttataacagaaataaaaatcacaaaatttatacacttagaattaaaattcttatcaaattatatatttatacattcacatagttattaagtagaataacataatcattcatataaacagtcacataattgtaattaagtaaaatagcctaaacatttatatatacattcacataaaactaaaggtatgtataaacaaaatagtcttactaataaatttaaatcatcaatcagcttaactattcttgttgaATTGGCAAAATGTCTTCCCGACCCTTGGCGACAATTTGACTACTAAAaactttgtcatttagttcattctacgaaacaaaccaatgatagattaaattagtaacttgtaacaacacttaaaaaaaatcctactttgctttaaaacacttacaattctttcttcaattttgttgtccaaattatcttcgacaagagtcttcttcgtttctcgcgctcttatccaaatttcatatccatctacatcttccactcctagttcttttttataggacatcaaacataattgaagtttaattattaaatttttctaagtctaacaaaattttggcagcataacaactgcattttaacatctccaaaaatttaaaaacctgtaaataacacacaaaatacctcgacatagtgtgcgaattgaaaaaagaaaacaattaataaaatctataaaaaattggcagagtttcctttgtttttgtagcatataccaattttatagttatatataaattcaacacaaacaaacacaaaatcaacatacataattccatccttatatcaccgccaacaaaaaatttcccagaacctacttcactaaagtaaaacatgcatgatttaactctaattttataaataaatattgcaatagtaataaataaaatttaaagattactcacctccaatattactcttgaagtcacccaaaataaataccaaattggcaactaaatcaataactctactaaaaagcttaaccaaaaacaaataaaaatcaatcacataattaattaaactagttatataatcatcaaacaacatatcaagctagctagttattgaaaataaaaaaacaaatgtcactaataatccaaatatttcaagttctaacattggcaacaacattacATATTAAAGCTATGTTTAGAtatttaaatagcaagtcacaacaatttttaaattttactaatatttatataattaataaaattatataaaataaaataaataaaaaaatataacacaaatatactaaaaaataagtattaaattcggaataatataaaaaaaaaattaacacaaacaaagttttaaggtaacaaaccttctttgatgctcaaaataacctctaaatcaatattagcaactctaaaacctatatataataaacacattaaatctataagaaaaaaaatatgaaaaaaatgtagaaaataaaaaaaatcatacaaacaaagatttagtgattcgTACCTTTttttttaagctcaggaacttattttaatgtaagaaaaccagtcaaagtccaataacaatacccattttcgaaccctaaaaatactcacacccaaagtctttattttctctctaaaaaataaaaatggaactaatatttctgtttttaagtaagaaaaatggtttcaaatggtaaaaaacacataaaaatggtATCTTTAGTGAAACCCTCGTGGGAGTACGACAATAAttgaggttttctgggtttggcgttTGAGATTTTTACTTCAGAGAGACGAATGAGGGGTGggagctatatattaagggtattaaaactcttttacttcggttcttatataaaaactgaagtagaaagtaccatttctacttcggtttttatatcagaaccgaagtagaaagtaccctttctacttcggtttttatataagaaccgaagtaaaagtctTCAGGGTCGCGTTTGGtttgctccacttttcacttcagtttttcataaaaaccgaagtgaaaagccCTAATTtagtgtgcaaaccaaacatggcctttgtatattttctatttttacttcatttttttaagaaaccgaagtaatagattttttttttatgtactaccattcccaaaagcgaagtaaaaacatattgaaaggcttttacttcagtttttttttttatattctatgtgtaaaaaacgaagtgaaagcctatatttctagtagtgtttCAATGTAATATCAATGGTAtatcgatgttgaatcgatgccatatatgtttatttggttCAGCATCGATATGGTATCGATTTTACATTGAAATGGAATCGCATCGAAATGGCAACCATCAACATTCATTATGCATCGAAatgtcatcgatgtggcatcgatgttGAACTACAATACATATTTTTATAGGCATCGATTCATCATCGATTTACCATTGATTCTTCATAgattacactttatttttataattttcttatgttttttttgtttgtaaatttGCAAGTTCCagagttaatataattgtttcttacaacggtgtttgggaacaGAAAGcagaaaaatggaatttcaaagctggtttgaacactataatacatgtaccaattgatgttggttacatagaattattagagaagttgtattcaaagttgaaaGTGGATAGGTCATTGTTTGACTTAAAGTTGGAAGTGTCGTTTACATGCAACGATTTTAGCGTAGAACCCATTGAAATCACAGATGATGAAGGAGTTAGTGCTCTTATTCTTGAAAATTCAAAGTCCTTAAAACATCGGGTTCCTTTATGCGTTAGTTCAATTGCAAAGAACATTGCTCTTATTGATCCATCTCCTAGTGTGAGTGTTAATATGGAAAATCATAACTAATCATGCACAACTGTTCCACAAACAGCTCCTGGGCCAAGTGTATGCATGGGAGGTCCTAGGCATAATGAAACTTTTTTCCCCCAACAAATCTCCCGCATGATGATGGGTATGAGTATGAGTcttatgtcaatgacgatccagttgccctttttggtgatgatgatgaaagagttGAGGGGTGCAGTAGTTCTGATGATAACTCAGAGGATCGGTTGTCGATGCTACATGTGGTTCAAGTAGATAATTTAAATGTACGACCATTGCCAAGACGTCAAGAAAGCCAAGGACAGAGGACGGCTGGCTCAGAGAGCAGTCGTCCAACTACACAAGATGATGGAAATAGATGGAATTCTCCAGCGTATACTGCTGTAGATATCCCATGCCCCTCTTATGTTATCCCCACGTTATCTGGGGTGAGTTGTGGATTAACAGAAGTTGGGAAAGTTTTTGAGAACAAGTTAGAGTTGAAGACGAAGGCACACTTGTATGCAATGAAGCAGAACttcgagtttgtggtgaagaagtcgggtactgaagtttggtatatcacttgcaaggatcctgattgtgggtggagattGAGGGGAAAGAGAATTCCTAAATCTGATATGTTCGAGAAAACTCGTTTCACCAACAAACACACTTGCTCACTTGACCTCCGACATAAAGGCCATCGCCAAGCTGCACCTTGGGTTATTGGTCAttgcataaagaaaaaatatcagactggatcgaatgcgtacatggcaaacaacataagagaggacattaagaatgattatggcattgagttgccatatggaaaagcttggagatgCCGAGAGAAGGTTCTTtcttatgtcagagggacactggAAGCATCCTACCAGAAGTTACTATCGTACCTGTTCATGCTTCAATAGAAAAATCCTGGGACGTTGACAGATTTTGTCACTGAGGAAGATCGATTCAAATATTGCTTTTTCTCACTCGGAGTTAGTAGAAGAGGGTTTCGTACATGTCATCGTGTGTTATGTGTGGACGACACTTTTTTAAAGACAAAATACGGTGGGCAGATGTTATGTGCAGTCACGCTGGATGCAAATAACAATCTATATCCAATTGCATTTGGTATTGTGGATAGTGAGAATCATGATTCTTTGAAGTATTTCATGTCAAAGCTAAAGGAAGAAATTGGGGAAGTCGAGGACCTGGCCTTTGTATCTGACAGGCATGCAAGTATTACACATGCCTTGGAAACTATTTTCCCCGATGCCTATCACGGTgcttgctaccaccacattagtaTGAATGTGATTGTTAAATTCCAGACTGATCATTGTCATGTGTTGATGTATAATGCGACATATGCTTTTAGGAAATCTGAGTTCCACGCTAACTtcgaaaaaatcaaatcaaaagaccCAGCCATTGCTCAATACCTAGAAGGCATGGGTTTTGATAAGTGGTCCTGTGCTTACTTTCCTAGAAATAGGTATGTCATTGtgaattgtattttaatttatgaaatcttCTAAAAGTATGTTACTATTAAATTTTAGTTTTCCTGGATATTAGGTATAATATAATGATAAGCAattacgctgaaagtttcaacaaaaGACTTGGGATGCTAGGAGCTTTCCGATAACTACATACGTCGAATTTATTCGCTTCACACTACAGTCCTGGTTCTGTGATAGAAGAGAAACTAGCGAGAAGACAACTACAACTCTTGCACCGACCTATGAGAAAATTTTGGTGGATATGGCTGAGAAAGCTCGATTCTTGATTCCTTATGCAATAGGGAGGCATGAGTTCCATGTGTTACATGGCGTGTTTCAGATTATTGGTATCCCATGTGCTCATGCACTATCTGGATCTCTTAAGCGAGGGGTGAAATTTTATTCGTTGTGTTCATATTACTATAAAATTGAGACATGGAGGTCCTCTTACACAAAATCTATATATCCTACTAGTAACGAGGAAGAGTGGATTGTTCCACATGACATTATGACAATAAAAGTGAGAACACCTGCGCAGAAAAACCCAGTTGGTCatccaaagaagaaacaaggtaggcCTAAGACGAAACACCATCCTTCCAATGGAGAGAAATGTGTTGTACAACGCAAGTGCAGCACTTGTGGAGGTCTAGGCCATAATAGGGCAACTTGTAAAGTTCGTGTTTGAAATTTATGGCATCAATGTTAAACTTTTTATTTGGGTACTAATGGTCTTTGTtactctttttatttgtgtattgatggactttgttactctttttatttgtgtattaatggactTTGTTACTCGAAACGAAATTTTATATATACAATACTAAGGAGAAATATACTATTGTGTATCATCGAAATCAAAATAAATGTTCTAACATCAAGGGTGCACATTCTCATAAAAAATGTCGATGGATAATTTATCCTTGAAGTACTGAATGTTGTCCTCGATGGCATATGATAAGGGAATGTCTCCAAGAATGAACTCCAAGTGTTTGATGGCGAATACGCCGCAATCTCCACTGAAACCAAGAAATCTTGATTGTGAGTGTATTGAAAATTAAAGGAGAACAGTATTGAAAATCTAAATTTAGTACGTCTACCTGGTTCTAGACTGTGGGACAATATCAGTGGACATGCGCTGCCAATCAAAGTTTGGAACGGTGATCTCCGGTCTAGCTATTTTCAACTTGGGGCGTCCTTTAAACATACCAAAAGCGTTGCGTAAAGATGGAAGTATCCTAGTCCAAGGCTCGATCAACCCAGACAACTTATTATGGCTAAAGTTAGAATGATCTGAGTCAAATACAGTGATCATCCAATCAGCGAAATTTATTTCGCAAAGGACCCAGTGCCGATTTTCCATGCACCAGTGGAAGTAGACCTCGTTGCAATCACCCCAAGGCTTCTTGTAATTTTTGGCATCTCCTTTCAGAAAATCAAGAATGTCCGAGTCCCATTGGTAAGTCCTGCCATTTTTCTTGAACTCCTCATATCTAGCAagaatatattgtgcaaatgatGAATCAAGTACGGTGGCTTTCACGGGGTACCTCTTCGACAACTAAAAAAGACGTCTCCATATAAGATAATTCGCAACGTCGAGATGCTGCAAATAAATAGAGTAACGTTAAGGAAGAGTGGATTGttaaaatgagataaatgttCTAACAAACATAAGAGACTTACAGTTTCTGCCAACCATACTTTTGCCACCTTTAACTTCAAGAACCAAACAGGGGTCCCATCATAACATTCTAACTTCCTTGGTATGTTGTTGTCAATCTCTCCGAGTACCTATCGGTTAAAAGTTATCAACATATCTTGATCCAACACCTTTAAAGGAAGGATCGTAACTGGGTCCTTGAACATTGGTTTCTTGGCTGCTGGAGTATAGTCCTCGTACCTTACTGGTCTCTGTCTAGTGCACTTACCTGTAAAGGAGAAATTAGTATCTaatctctttaaaaaaaaaactcatggaTTAGTCGTACCTAAGACCGTCTGCATTGGCTGAGAAGGTGTGGCTTCTCCAACAGAAGATTCGTAACATGAGGGGAGAATGTCGTACTCTACATCCTCTGTTGGAGTAGGTGCATGAGTATGTGCAGGAGTAGGAGTAGGTATACCACCTAGTGTTGCTAGCTTCTCTAATATGACTTCTTGATTTTTAAGGACGATACCTAGTGGCCTTAACCTCATCCACTGCACCTGATAGTATGGCCATCTCACCCAATACCTCTTCATAAGCCCCAGGAGCAGGAGCAGAAGTAGGTTCTGTACTAGTATCTAGAGCAGTCTCTGTCGGGGCATCCTCCATAAATATGCCAGCCTCAACGGCTATCTCAGCCACCACAGGAGCCTCTGCCTCAAGATTGTAAGGTCTTCCATCCTCTGGTGCAGGCTAGATCATATTCTGCAGCATCGCATACCTAGGAGCATCCCCCTCTGTCCTCTGATATATGGCATCGAAGAAGTCTCGCTCATTTGGTCGAGGccttaggatagaaatgcatgacaactgtaatggaaacaaaacaataaaattagaaatgacataagttgattagtataattcaaaagttcttgaattatttaaagtaATATAACTTACATGTCTCCTTGCAAGTACATTCTTCAAATGCAAATGCTTCGGCCGGCCTATGCTCTCCCACTGTAGCATCCTAGGGAACTTGAATCCACAGGGCTTGGCGTGTTCCTTCTGTAAATCAAGAATTGTCACGTATGCCCAATATTGCAAGGCTGGTGGATACCCCTTGCAAGTGTACTTTTCCTCCACCTTAACACCCTTAGAAGACTCCATCTCAGTGATCTTCTTCGCCTTCTTACCTGGTATTGTAGCACCAATCGCTTTCATATCTCTATTGAATTGTTTCACAGTTGTATCGAATGAAAGGGATCCCCATGGATACTTCTCAAAATAATCTAAATCCTCGACCATCGACAATGAATCTCGCCAAATAGCATTGTCATTCTCAGCGCCCAGTAGTATCCCCTCCACAAAGTAAACCAAACCGAGCTTGTACAAATCATCAGGTACATTGCACATACTAAAAGCTCGTTCCAACATACTGAACCGAATGTATTTCTCGGGTTCCACACTAAAATATGTATCAACTAGGCGGGAGGAAGTAATGTGAGGTTCAATGTCAACGGCAAGTGGTGGACAGGAGCAGCTCAGGCTGGTGATAATGGCAAACTCGTGCACCCCAAACTTACATAAGTTTGGACCCATCAAGAAGTGCACCTCATCATCACGCAGAGACTTGACCTTCCACAAAAGCAGTGTGTGCACCAATGCCCCAGAGAACGAAAAGGGAGGGGTTGTGAAGAATGATCCAAAAACAGACTCATTCACCCTCCCCAACAATCCATGCTCCTcaaatattatcttcaattttGTTAACCTCCCGGAACCCCTATAGGTCATACGACCGACATAATGATCCTCCTAGGGATCTCAAGCGGTGGGATACGTTTGGGTGGCATAtgcaaaatatccaaaaaaaaaagagaattagttgaatttACAAAAAATACTCAATCTGTTGTTGTCatcgaaatggaatcgatgtaccATCAAAGTAGCATCGATGGAGCAtggaatcgatgccatatatgttgatttggtttAGCATCGATATGCCATCGAAATGGACTCGATATACCATCGATGGCATTTCTATGGTACATCGATGGAGCATGTTGATGAtacatcgatgccatttcgatggtaCATCAATGCCGTGTCAATACTGATTAAAcatctaatttagatgttattttcgatgtgatatcgatggtgtatcgatgaagaatcgatgccatatatgttcagCATCGACATGGCATCGTTGTGGCATCGATATGCCATCGACTGCGCATCGATTATGCATCGATGTGGCATTGATAAACCATCGATTATGAAAGAATCAAcatggcatcgatataccatcgattgcACATCGATGGACTATCGCCTTCATTTACTGGTCCATCGAAATACTATCGATGGAGTATCGATTGCGCACTGTATGTTATCGAATTACCATCGATGAAGCATCAAAATGGCATCGATGTGGAATCGAATGAACATCGACCCACAAATTTTTTGCATAATTTAAACATAATCTTCCAAAATGATGCACATAGAATCAAACCCATTTTAAGCtacattttttgaaaaataaagattaacaatCAAACCCATTTCATCGATTTATACATTAtgattcaaatttttttaaaaaaaaaccacaTGACAATCGAATGTCTTACCTTATCGGACCGACGATGGAGAAGACGGTGGTGACGGCGGCTGTGAGGAGACAGAGAGCTCCGTCTGAGAGAGATGGTGAGAATGTGAGCTCGGTTGAGAGAAAGAAATGAGAGAGTTTGGCTGGGAAGAGATAATGTGAGGGGTCTGCTCGGTTAGTGGTAGGTGTGTTTTTGTCCAAAATTTTTAAAATGACATATATTTGAGAGAGTATGTTATGttggcattttaaaaaaattaagtatgttaTTGAACATACAAtctaaaatttcccatttgaaaTGTGAAAGACAACATCACACTCAGGATGCGAAGATATATGCCACTTGACATCTCTTGCCATTTGCTAAGACGTGGACGGCAGCCAGcacaatttaataattttatgtaGTTAATAAAAATTTCTTACTTTTCTTTGTATATATTTTAACTATGAGCGTCGTTGTATTTATGGTTAGTACTATTTGTACCCACTTGTAAAGTAACATAAGAATATTCATAGAGAATTAATACACAGCTACATTTGTACCACAttcctctccttcttcttcttcttcattattTTGTAACTTTTACAAAATCCATCATGATATAAAAGTACAACTTAAACCACTAACCTAAAATGTTTGCAACTTTTCCATACATTCTTCAATACTCTTTCcatctataattttttagatttgtatataaatgtttcatttaaatcataatttttaatttaaaataaaaataaataaatttttaaaaaaataattttttttccaagaaacggtgacacctaataactgctggcgttgccagcaacaatgacacctaataactgttggCGTTGCcccacaacaacaacaatttttaactgtcggcgttgccagcaacaacgatacctaataactgtcggcattgccTGCAACAGTGACAGTTTTTAACTAtcggcgtagctacccctacgccggcataggaaaatacgacagttagtcgactgtcgtcgttgctcaatagcgaTAGTTAAAAACTATCGGGAAAACCAATTTTTGTAATAGTGATAGGAACGTTAAAAACGGCCTGGGCTGCCTTGCAAGCGTGGTCGGTTAATGTACTTCAAAATGGTCTCTTTATGTTCAAGTTTAGGAATGTTGATGAAGCTCAAAGGATGTTGGATAAAAGACCATGGTCTGTTAGCGGGGCGTTGCTTGCCCTGGAACCTTGGCCGATTGTTATGGGGTATACCGAGGTAGAATTTAAGATGACACTGATTTGGGTCTATGTCCATGGCATTCCGATAGGTTTCTGGAAACCTCGTAACCTCAATATGGTGGCTACAAGAGCGGGAAGAACATATTCCATCTCGGACTGGACACTTGCTTATGGCTCCAGAACTTTTCGCTTCTAGGCGATTATTGAAATTGAAAAACCCTCGGTGGCTGGATTCCCGATAAAAAGGGAGAACATGTCCCCACTTTGGCTACAGTATAAATATGTGAGATTGTCGAAGATTTG
The Humulus lupulus chromosome 6, drHumLupu1.1, whole genome shotgun sequence DNA segment above includes these coding regions:
- the LOC133784744 gene encoding uncharacterized protein LOC133784744 yields the protein MLHVVQVDNLNVRPLPRRQESQGQRTAGSESSRPTTQDDGNRWNSPAYTAVDIPCPSYVIPTLSGVSCGLTEVGKVFENKLELKTKAHLYAMKQNFEFVVKKSDFVTEEDRFKYCFFSLGVSRRGFRTCHRVLCVDDTFLKTKYGGQMLCAVTLDANNNLYPIAFGIVDSENHDSLKYFMSKLKEEIGEVEDLAFVSDRHASITHALETIFPDAYHGACYHHISMNVIVKFQTDHCHVLMYNATYAFRKSEFHANFEKIKSKDPAIAQYLEGMGFDKWSCAYFPRNRSFPITTYVEFIRFTLQSWFCDRRETSEKTTTTLAPTYEKILVDMAEKARFLIPYAIGRHEFHVLHGVFQIIGIPCAHALSGSLKRGVKFYSLCSYYYKIETWRSSYTKSIYPTSNEEEWIVPHDIMTIKVRTPAQKNPVGHPKKKQGRPKTKHHPSNGEKCVVQRKCSTCGGLGHNRATCKVRV